The following proteins are co-located in the Microplitis demolitor isolate Queensland-Clemson2020A chromosome 3, iyMicDemo2.1a, whole genome shotgun sequence genome:
- the LOC103576155 gene encoding EKC/KEOPS complex subunit Tprkb-like isoform X1, which translates to MSTMETYTLELDPSTQKYLTLYLYKDVKNMPDIRKKILSGELECCVLKAALVADSFQVAVAANKAVLREKAGTLVTKSLFTEIIFAMSSSSNISLSLTKFGVNDNDRDILVALIHHENDRESVAEKILRFVDGQKTPISQLDKVTDVKLVRKIYKIEDEELKVSSLVDSIVSRIGGDYPVSLK; encoded by the exons atga gcACAATGGAAACGTATACTCTGGAACTAGATCCATCAACGCAAAAATACTTGACACTTTACTTATACAAAGACGTAAAAAATATGCCAGACATTCGTAAGAAAATATTATCTGGTGAATTGGAGTGCTGTGTGCTAAAAGCCGCACTTGTTGCTGATTCTTTCCAAGTCGCGGTAGCGGCCAACAAAGCGGTGCTTAGAGAAAAAGCCGGCACACTTGTTACCAAGTCATTATTCACTGAAATTATTTTCGCCATGTCATCTTCATCAAACATATCATTGTCACTGACCAAGTTCGGAGTTAATGACAATGACAGGGATATTTTAGTAGCACTTATTCATCACGAAAATGACAGAGAATCGGTAGCTGAGAAAATTCTCCGTTTCGTTGATGGACAGAAGACTCCAATCTCGCAGCTGGATAAAGTAACAGACGTGAAATtggtaagaaaaatttataaaatcgagGACGAGGAACTGAAAGTCTCCAGTCTGGTAGATTCAATCGTCAGTAGGATAGGTGGAGATTATCCAGtatcacttaaataa
- the LOC103576155 gene encoding EKC/KEOPS complex subunit Tprkb-like isoform X2, with the protein METYTLELDPSTQKYLTLYLYKDVKNMPDIRKKILSGELECCVLKAALVADSFQVAVAANKAVLREKAGTLVTKSLFTEIIFAMSSSSNISLSLTKFGVNDNDRDILVALIHHENDRESVAEKILRFVDGQKTPISQLDKVTDVKLVRKIYKIEDEELKVSSLVDSIVSRIGGDYPVSLK; encoded by the coding sequence ATGGAAACGTATACTCTGGAACTAGATCCATCAACGCAAAAATACTTGACACTTTACTTATACAAAGACGTAAAAAATATGCCAGACATTCGTAAGAAAATATTATCTGGTGAATTGGAGTGCTGTGTGCTAAAAGCCGCACTTGTTGCTGATTCTTTCCAAGTCGCGGTAGCGGCCAACAAAGCGGTGCTTAGAGAAAAAGCCGGCACACTTGTTACCAAGTCATTATTCACTGAAATTATTTTCGCCATGTCATCTTCATCAAACATATCATTGTCACTGACCAAGTTCGGAGTTAATGACAATGACAGGGATATTTTAGTAGCACTTATTCATCACGAAAATGACAGAGAATCGGTAGCTGAGAAAATTCTCCGTTTCGTTGATGGACAGAAGACTCCAATCTCGCAGCTGGATAAAGTAACAGACGTGAAATtggtaagaaaaatttataaaatcgagGACGAGGAACTGAAAGTCTCCAGTCTGGTAGATTCAATCGTCAGTAGGATAGGTGGAGATTATCCAGtatcacttaaataa
- the LOC103576254 gene encoding DNA-binding protein RFXANK has product MKGMDPEFHTELILKEETIESLNETLEFVDEQVEKLVNAEGTGSSAIGIRPRPLICKPENVNIERKSEPIETKWQWAPGAWQDATRTSAFQPYKPPTLLTNLQRGNTKTEIPQLYADSDITFHTLAGQGELTADHLKLAPIDATDKNGLTGLMWAAAHGQLGTARQLIKAGADKNYKGLNGETALHLAASYGHHDLVKLLLSNNIDPNVSDEEGNTPLIYGAYGDHPHVCYELLTRGADLTHRNVHNISAYHAAVLKKSHTAKAVIENYIIQQCVI; this is encoded by the exons ATGAAAGGAATGGATCCAGAATTTCATACGGAGTTGATTTTAAAAGAAGAAACAATTGAATCTTTAAATGAAACCTTGGAATTCGTAGACGAGCAAGTTGAAAAACTTGTCAATGCTGAAGGAACAGGATCAAGTGCCATTGGAATAAGACCTAGACCTCTGATTTGTAAGCCAGAGAATGTTAATATAGAGCGTAAGTCTGAACCCATTGAAACTAAATGGCAATGGGCACCTGGAGCCTGGCAAGATGCCACGAGAACCAGTGCATTCCAACCCTACAAg CCTCCAACACTGCTGACAAACTTACAAAGAGGGAACACCAAGACCGAAATACCTCAGCTGTATGCTGACAGTGACATTACCTTCCATACTTTAGCAGGACAAGGCGAGCTGACAGCAGATCATTTGAAATTAGCACCAATAGATGCTACTGACAAGAATGGACTGACAGGACTAATGTGGGCTGCTGCTCATGGCCAACTGGGCACTGCGAGACAATTAATTAAGGCGGgagctgataaaaattacaaaggtTTGAATGGAGAAACTGCTTTACATCTTGCTGCGTCTTATGGTCATCATGatcttgttaaattattattgagtaatAATATCGATCCCAATGTCAGTGATGAG GAAGGCAATACTCCATTAATTTATGGAGCATATGGAGACCATCCCCACGTttgttatgaattattaacaCGTGGTGCGGATCTTACGCACCGGAATGTTCATAACATAAGTGCTTACCATGCtgcagtattaaaaaaatcacatacGGCTAAAGCtgtcattgaaaattacataataCAACAAtgtgttatttaa
- the LOC103576159 gene encoding coatomer subunit delta — protein sequence MVLISAAVTTKNGKTIISRQFVEMTKARIEGLLAAFPKLMSTGKQHTFVETDSVRYVYQPLEKLYMLLITTKASNILEDLETLRLFARVIPEYCKSMEESEIADNAFNLIFAFDEIVALGYRESVNLAQIRTFVEMDSHEERVFQAVRFTQEREAKNKMREKAKEFQRQRLEASKKGGTKSPGIGSGFGNNSSSFTPTSVVGDSATYVPEPVKQSYISSSKPTSAGPGAMKLGGKVRDVDSFVDQLKEEGETVATNVKADTKIAPITPQISSAEPVHLRQEEKLNVRIGRDGGVQHFELHGLVTLHIKDEKWGRIRVQLENNDTRGIQLQTHPNVDKDLFRTHGQIGLKIPTKPFPLNTDVGVLKWRLQSQDETALPISINCWPSENGENGCDVNIEYELEQTDLELNDVQINIPLPIGCNPIVNECDGQYTHESRKNTLVWTLPLVDASSKSGSMEFSAPSSTPSDFFPLRVSFTSKTSYAKMKVVDVLFVEDENPVKHSVETVFFTESYEVV from the exons atg GTACTGATATCAGCTGCGGTGACCacaaaaaatggaaaaa caaTCATATCGAGACAGTTTGTCGAGATGACCAAAGCCAGGATAGAGGGTCTGCTAGCGGCATTCCCGAAGCTCATGAGCACTGGAAAGCAACACACGTTTGTTGAAACTGATTCTGTCAGATATGTCTACCAGCCTTTGGAAAAACTGTACATGTTGTTGATAACAACCAAAGCCAGTAATATTTTGGAAGACTTGGAGACCTTAAGATTATTTGCACGAgtg attccGGAGTATTGTAAATCAATGGAAGAATCAGAAATAGCAGACAATGcatttaatttgatatttgcGTTTGATGAAATAGTAGCACTTGGGTATCGCGAAAGTGTTAATCTCGCACAAATAAGAACTTTTGTCGAGATGGACTCACATGAGGAACGTGTATTCCAAGCTGTCAGATTTACGCAGGAGCGTgaagctaaaaataaaatgagggAAAAAGCTAAAGAGTTTCAGAGACAGAGACTGGAGGCTAGCAAAAAAGGTGGAACTAAAAGTCCTGGGATTGGAAGTGGGTTTGGTAATAACAGCAGTAGCTTTACACCTACTTCTGTTGTTGGTGATTCTGCAACTTATGTGCCTGAACCAGTTAAACAGAGTTATATATCATCAtc gaaacCTACTTCTGCTGGTCCTGGTGCTATGAAACTTGGTGGTAAAGTTCGTGATGTTGATTCATTTGTGGATCAACTTAAGGAAGAAGGCGAAACAGTCGCGACAAATGTCAAAGCAGACACCAAGATCGCGCCAATTACTCCACAAATTAGTAGTGCAGAGcc agTACACTTAAGACAAGAAGAAAAACTGAACGTACGCATTGGCCGCGATGGCGGAGTTCAACACTTTGAGTTACACGGTCTTGTAACTCTACATATCAAGGACGAAAAATGGGGCCGCATTCGCGTCCAACTGGAAAATAATGACACACGAGGTATCCAGTTGCAGACACATCCAAATGTTGATAAAGATTTGTTTAGAACTCATGGGCAAATTGGTCTAAAAATACCTACCAAACCATTCCCACTGAACACTGATGTTGGAGTCTTGAAATGGAGATTACAATCCCAAGATGAAACGGCATTACCCATTTCCA taaattgcTGGCCATCTGAGAATGGCGAGAACGGATGCGACGTCAACATTGAATACGAGCTGGAACAAACAGACCTGGAGTTGAACGACGTCCAGATAAACATTCCTCTGCCCATTGGTTGCAATCCGATCGTGAACGAATGCGACGGCCAGTATACCCACGAGTCCAGAAAAAATACACTCGTCTGGACATTGCCGCTAGTCGACGCGTCTTCAAAGTCTGGATCCATGGAATTTTCAGCACCGTCCTCAACTCCGTCGGACTTTTTCCCACTGCGGGTTTCGTTCACATCAAAAACTTCATACGCTAAGATGAAA GTCGTTGATGTCCTATTCGTTGAAGACGAGAATCCGGTAAAGCATTCAGTAGAGACTGTATTCTTTACAGAAAGTTATGAAGTCGTGTAA
- the LOC103576160 gene encoding protein IMPACT-A, whose amino-acid sequence MDNFSQQVDEVEALRAIYGEDWQVEDEENGAFSMNVHEGNKSIKLYVKLTADYPSSAPPHYELSAPELRLEQKNHICSLLQEVYLSLAGEPVLYAWIEKIREELQKDKSCTEKSVIKDKEVDKSQDNSSNLNVNIEDEKCPEIFHGEVIVDRKSSFQGHVAQVFSTHDVKMVLKKLYRIKKIEQATHNMYAYRIVTDNKNFVQDCEDDGENQAGGRLLHLLQIVDAKNVIVVISRWYGGVHLGPDRFRHINNAARQVLEAANLISRNKEKK is encoded by the exons ATGGATAATTTTAGCCAGCAG gTTGATGAGGTTGAAGCGCTGAGAGCTATTTATGGAGAGGACTGGCAGGTGGAGGATGAGGAAAACGGAGCATTCAGTATGAACGTACATGAGGGTAATAAGAGTATCAAACTCTATGTTAAATTGACTGCTGATTACCCTTCATCTGCTCCTCCTCACTACGAACTGTCTGCTCCGGAGCTGCGTTTGGAGCAGAAGAATCACATATGTTCCCTGCTTCAAGAGGTATACTT ATCGTTAGCTGGAGAGCCAGTTCTGTATGCttggattgaaaaaattcgtGAAGAATTACAGAAAGATAAATCTTGTACAGAGAAATCGGTGATAAAAGATAAGGAAGTTGATAAATCTCAGGATAATTCATCAAacttaaatgtaaatatagaGGATGAAAAATGTCCGGAGATTTTTCATGGGGAAGTGATTGTTGATAGGAAAAGTTCGTTTCAAGGTCACGTTGCTCAAGTATTTTCTACTCATGACGTCAA aatggtcctaaaaaaattgtacagaattaaaaaaatagaacaaGCTACCCACAATATGTACGCGTACAGAATTGTTActgacaacaaaaattttgtccaAGATTGTGAAGACGACGGTGAGAATCAAGCTGGTGGAAGATTATTACATTTACTGCAAATAGTTGACgctaaaaatgtaattgtcGTTATTTCGCGATGGTACGGAGGAGTACATTTGGGACCAGACAGATTTCGGCATATAAATAACGCAGCGAGACAAGTTTTGGAAGCTGCAAATTTAATAAGCaggaataaagaaaaaaagtaa
- the LOC103576162 gene encoding WD repeat-containing protein CG11141: MMTPMSEDGGPLREWAPLTNLLQQIPVKLQNGIFTQDINFTCIDAVPEFIAIGTNCGLVYWFDRASGDLQRLRCENSNSSITSLRVISTVDYMVAAGNNHGVVTVFQIPKNLPESLPDSLKPKQKKQIERYNIGGLHKSPVSSVEWSKNGMKLFSGDQDGLVVLTEIDFYMHLSKSSELLNEKYAVVQLSYQQGLLLVSTLFRTILVDRNHNSKVSQVGQKERKTLGKLGAVFATRQTPIQEPIIYASRPGLRLWEADKNGTVMKTLIFKEALQTSNTQVLLLNPAPETLKKKRGEPTFGVVLPFCDDLFVTYSEDYIHVINPVTITITSVVSDLRKITDVACTRDEIFVLEGERNILRIAYHPESCNIETTPEELKEPVGSFAEMSKPVTASIIGLTTKLKENSIPIPFYKISPSNIIQALSVLPSRGVDPNPVVSGEEATEMPPIIPLSIDTPLVAEVPVETEQGTESNKIKNDNDEARMNRRQIFQKISEQDFEDVVFTPERKNKKQNKCINGNCNTDDTTNSILLSHPTYNIHETHSSLLTLSIDDDSILKAERNLETIQKDVETKEKLLADVLNFDWSEYMTSSQILSPDSTTNNSLNTITYLNCTEPTIEPKVLSTRENNDISEHTDESDEDESYRTELKKLETLGECSKNLYTIKNNTKDLIVDNKKNSCQNNSRDLEIQFNELSKEFVSSAIYEEAEDWVVV; this comes from the exons ATGATGACTCCAATGAGCGAAGACGGTGGGCCTTTAAGAGAATGGGCACCACTAACAAATCTTCTCCAACAGATACCGGTCAAACTGCAGAATGGAATTTTTACTCAGGATATTAATTTCACTTGCATCGATGCGGTGCCAGAATTTATAGCCATCGGGACGAACTGCGGGCTGGTTTATTGGTTCGATCGAGCATCTGGAGACCTCCAGCGCTTAAGGTGTGAGAATTCCAACTCGAGTATCACCAGTTTACGAGTAATCTCCACAGTTGATTACATGGTAGCCGCTGGAAATAATCACGGGGTGGTGACGGTCTTTCagataccaaaaaatttaccCGAGTCGTTACCCGACAGTTTGAAACCCAAGCAAAAGAAACAAATAGAGCGTTACAATATCGGCGGTCTTCATAAAAGTCCAGTTAGTTCTGTCGAGTGGTCAAAGAATGGGATGAAGTTGTTCAGCGGTGATCAGGACGGGCTGGTCGTACTCACggaaatagatttttatatgCATTTATCTAAATCATCAGAATTGTTGAATGAAAAGTATGCGGTCGTTCAATTGAGTTACCAGCAAGGGCTGCTGTTGGTGTCAACGCTCTTCAGAACAATCCTTGTGGACCGGAACCACAATAGCAAAGTCTCCCAGGTTGGTCAGAAGGAGAGAAAGACGTTGGGGAAGTTGGGTGCTGTCTTTGCTACCCGACAAACGCCGATTCAGGAGCCAATTATCTATGCTAGTAGGCCAGGATTAAGATTATGGGAAGCGGATAAAAATGGTACTGTTATGAAGACCTTGATATTTAAAGAAGCCCTTCAAACAAGTAATACTCAAGTACTGTTATTGAATCCCGCACCTGAAACGTTGAAGAAAAAACGCGGAGAGCCGACTTTCGGTGTCGTCTTGCCGTTTTGCGACGACTTATTTGTTACTTACAGTGAGGATTACATTCATGTTATCAATCCGGTAACTATAACTATCACGTCAGTTGTAAGTGACCTGAGAAAAATAACTGATGTCGCTTGTACACGTGACGAAATATTTGTTTTGGAAGGTGAGAGAAATATTTTACGTATTGCCTACCATCCGGAGTCTTGTAATATTGAAACAACCCCAGAGGAATTAAAGGAACCGGTTGGATCATTTGCTGAGATGAGCAAACCGGTGACTGCTAGTATTATTGGTCTCACGACGAAGCTCAAAGAAAACTCAATACCTATtccattttacaaaattagtCCCAGCAATATTATACAGGCGCTGAGTGTTCTGCCGTCTCGCGGGGTCGATCCTAATCCAGTAGTCAGTGGAGAGGAGGCTACCGAGATGCCGCCAATTATCCCACTGAGCATCGACACTCCTCTGGTCGCAGAAGTTCCTGTTGAGACCGAGCAAGGAAcggaatcaaataaaattaaaaatgacaatgaCGAGGCGCGAATGAATAGAcgtcaaatatttcaaaaaataagtgaACAAGATTTCGAAGACGTCGTTTTTACACCGgagcgtaaaaataaaaaacaaaataaatgtatcaatGGTAATTGTAATACTGATGATACTACAAACAGTATTTTACTATCACATCCTACTTATAATATCCATGAGACACATTCGTCTTTGCTTACTCTGAGTATTGACGACGACTCGATTCTTAAAGCTGAGAGAAATCTCGAGACGATACAAAAAGACGTAGAgactaaagaaaaattattagctGACGTATTGAACTTCGATTGGTCCGAGTACATGACAAGCAGCCAGATTTTGTCACCAGACTCCACTACCAATAATTCACTCAACACTATCACCTATTTAAATTGTACAGAGCCAACAATAGAACCAAAAGTATTATCGACACGGGAAAATAATGATATCAGTGAGCATACTGATGAGTCTGATGAAGACGAAAGCTATCGTACGGAATTGAAAAAACTTGAAACTCTTGGTGAATGCAGCAAAAATTTGtatactattaaaaataataccaaGGATCTgattgttgataataaaaaaaattcttgccaAAATAATTCACGTGATTTGGAAATACAATTCaatg aactgTCAAAAGAATTTGTATCCTCAGCAATTTATGAAGAAGCTGAAGATTGGGTGGTTGTTTAA
- the LOC103576163 gene encoding RNA polymerase-associated protein Rtf1, which produces MPKRKNQALIDSDSSGSASDSGSDLDNDLLSLAKKKKEKTQNDVQADSGTSDSDDEWSAKSNKAKKKVSVKRSKRKIQKPNSEESGSGDDSEKASEPEEGEVSDSDVSVSDSSQEEFNDGYDDKLMGDAEDQARLAQMTEKEREQEIFKRIEQREIMKTRFEIEKKLRMAKKQDLKKQKENKKKEKSTTEEKKVERAPDLKERSKDRKKTIEEKQDKKFHAMTLLKARREEKKEREEKEKLRIEQQQQQSKDDEEELDDDHKANKTKLKASDVYSDDSGSSDSAEEEEPAKPAPRRSSSSESRDSDSDNDKKSVTSTKAKPKKPIYVSNREDLNKVRLSRHKMERFVHLPFFDRVVRGCFVRIGIGNNNGKPVYRVAEVSGVCETGKIYQLGGTRTNKGLKLRHGAQERVFRLEFVSNQEFTDSEFSKWKETCALQGISMPTFEEVEGKLKDIKEAMVYEFKDEDVEKIVQEKGRFKQNPYNYAMKKAQLLRERDVANGRGDDETASRLNQELGELEERASELDKMRTATISSISYINDRNRKKNVEEAEKAIMEEFRANKGKQVDDPFTRRSTKPRMVYKPDEEEVTPAPNLTDKSTAPVLGDILKNINDKENGQEPKKKQSSEDLFNAHDFDITIDLEVPIPSNPVSVLPKPVSNIKDTGPRRSLNLEDYKKKRGLI; this is translated from the exons ATGCCCAAGAGAAAGAATCAAGCACTAATCGATTCTGACAGCAGTGGAAGTGCATCAGACAGTGGATCCGACTTGGATAAT GATTTATTATCATTggcgaaaaagaaaaaggaaaaaacaCAAAATGATGTGCAAGCAGACTCGGGTACTTCTGATTCTGATGATGAATGGAGCGCTAAGTCTAATAAAGCTAAGAAAAAAGTATCGGTTAAAAGAAGTAAACGTAAAATTCAGAAGCCAAATTCTGAAGAAAGTGGCAGTGGTGATGATTCTGAAAAAGCCTCGGAACCTGAAGAAG gtGAAGTATCAGACTCAGATGTCAGTGTATCAGACTCGAGTCAGGAAGAGTTCAATGACGGGTATGATGACAAATTGATGGGTGACGCAGAAGATCAAGCGAGATTAGCTCAGATGACTGAGAAAGAACGTGAACAGGAGATTTTCAAACGTATTGAGCAGCGGGAAATAATGAAGACGCGTTTCGAAATTGAGAAAAAGTTGAGAATGGCCAAGAAACAGGATCTGAAGAAGCAGAAGGAGAATAAAAAGAAGGAGAAGAGTACCACTGAAGAAAAGAAAGTTGAACGGGCTCCTGATCTTAAGGAACGTAgcaaagatcgtaaaaaaacaattgaagaGAAGCAAGACAAAAAGTTCCACGCCATGACACTACTTAAAGCTCGTCGGGAGGAAAAGAAAGAACGTGAGGAAAAAGAGAAGTTGAGGATcgagcagcagcagcaacagtcGAAGGATGATGAGGAGGAGCTTGATGACGACCACAAGGCCAATAAGACAAAATTGAAAGCTTCAGATGTTTATTCTGATGACAGTGGGTCGTCCGACAGCGCTGAAGAAGAGGAACCAGCGAAGCCAGCTCCTCGTCGGTCGTCTTCGAGTGAAAGCCGAGACTCTGACTCggataatgacaaaaaatcaGTGACTAGTACTAAGGCAAAACCCAAGAAACCAATTTACGTAAGCAATAGAGAAGATTTGAACAAAGTACGATTGTCTCGTCACAAAATGGAACGTTTTGTTCACCTTCCGTTCTTCGATCGCGTTGTTCGCGGTTGTTTTGTGAGGATTGGTATCGGCAACAACAATGGGAAACCTGTTTACCGAGTCGCTGAGGTCAGTGGAGTCTGCGAAACCGGTAAAATTTATCAGCTTGGCGGTACGAGAACAAACAAAGGTCTCAAATTGAGACACGGGGCCCAGGAACGTGTCTTCCGATTGGAATTCGTCTCAAACCAAGAATTCACTGACTCCGAGTTTAGCAAGTGGAAAGAAACGTGCGCTCTTCAGGGAATTTCAATGCCCACTTTCGAAGAAGTCGAAGGCAAGCTCAAGGACATCAAGGAGGCAATGGTCTATGAGTTCAAAGATGAGGATGTCGAGAAAATAGTACAGGAGAAAGGAAGATTTAAACAGAATCCTTATAATTATGCTATGAAGAAGGCGCAGCTGTTGCGTGAGAGAGATGTAGCCAATGGCCGTGGTGATGACGAAACCGCGTCTCGTTTGAATCAAGAGCTAGGCGAACTTGAAGAACGCGCCTCGGAGCTCGACAAAATGCGCACCGCCACGATCTCCAGTATCTCGTATATCAATGATCGTAACAGGAAGAAGAATGTCGAAGAAGCTGAGAAAGCCATCATGGAAGAGTTCAGAGCAAATAAAGGTAAACAAGTCGATGATCCATTTACCCGACGTAGTACCAAACCCCGGATGGTTTACAAACCAGACGAGGAAGAAGTCACACCCGCACCCAATCTCACCGACAAATCTACTGCTCCAGTACTTGGAgatattcttaaaaatattaatgacaaagAAAATGGCCAAGAGCCCAAGAAGAAACAAAGCAGTGAAGATTTATTCAATGCCCATGACTTTGATATCACAATAGACTTGGAAGTGCCCATCCCAA GTAATCCTGTCAGCGTATTACCCAAACCCGTTAGCAATATTAAGGACACAGGACCCCGGCGATCACTTAATCTTGAAGACTACAAGAAAAAACGCGGACTCATCTAA
- the LOC103576164 gene encoding cofilin/actin-depolymerizing factor homolog: MASGVTVADVCKTTYEEIKKDKKHRYVIFYIKDEKQIDVEVIGARDAAYDAFLEDLQKGGAGECRYGLFDFEYTHQCQGTSEASKKQKLFLMSWCPDTAKVKKKMLYSSSFDALKKSLVGVQKYIQATDLSEASEEAVEEKLRATDRN; the protein is encoded by the exons atg gcATCTGGAGTAACTGTAGCTGATGTTTGTAAGACGACatatgaagaaataaaaaaagacaaaaagcATCGAtatgtcattttttatattaaagatgAAAAGCAAATCGACGTTGAGGTGATTGGAGCACGTGACGCTGCTTACGATGCTTTTCTTGAAGATTTGCAGAAAGGTGGTGCTGGAGAGTGCCGCTATGGTCTCTTTGATTTCGAGTACACTCATCAGTGTCAAGGCACCTCTGAA gcttccaagaaacaaaaattgttcCTGATGTCGTGGTGTCCTGACACAGCTAAAGTAAAGAAGAAGATGTTGTACTCTAGCTCATTTGACGCCCTAAAGAAATCCCTCGTCGGCGTTCAGAAGTACATACAGGCGACGGATCTTTCGGAAGCCTCGGAAGAAGCTGTCGAGGAGAAGCTCCGCGCCACTGACAGGAATTAA
- the LOC103576165 gene encoding neurotrimin, with the protein MVPRWFICVTVIGIWISSCKSFNSAQTTVKTFQNNTVILPCHVDSLGIATIVRWWREDTLLADSSDPNLIHLPRIKMWDNMSLEVSQVQPEDSGKYVCQASRPAPWGHVTQVQAIEVLYPPSVHSVPEAGELEVNFGDEVEMACIAKGVPYPSISWKMKDEEMKLLDERSKLRFRADNRSLSGRYTCVADNGIGEPATASIDLRIRYKPEIEAKKSWTHASPGIRAQLDCKVTAYPDAKVDWFIENDKVVYSSRIVKYISGQIHSLVIRNVRPSDYGYYICRAANDLGISETSIELSGIANAAIFKESNVIGTNAYNFIWEVDSYIPIIEYQFWFRKYSPADRGRDWHKLFIPSGSDAIGPLHAKSFNLTGLAPETHYEALVLSRNRYGWSKPSKILRFATEGVARKDHYKVEPAYDGSPLVVMSDSPTPRSETLNSAAVVTTRNSTLSIVLVLFLLSISLEQLSNIIS; encoded by the exons ATGGTCCCACGCTGGTTTATTTGTGTCACGGTTATCG GTATTTGGATCTCTTCGTGCAAAAGCTTCAACAGTGCCCAGACGACAGTCAAGACATTTCAAAATAACACAGTGATACTACCCTGCCACGTAGACAGTCTCG GTATTGCGACAATCGTGCGGTGGTGGCGAGAAGATACTCTGCTAGCAGACAGCAGTGATCCAAATTTAATACATCTGCCGCGCATAAAAATGTGGGACAATATGAGCTTGGAGGTGTCACAAGTGCAGCCAGAAGATTCCGGAAAATATGTTTGTCAAGCTTCAAGGCCGGCCCCTTGGGGCCACGTTACACAAGTCCAAGCTATCGAAGTTTTGT ATCCACCGAGTGTTCATTCAGTACCTGAAGCAGGAGAACTCGAGGTAAACTTTGGTGATGAAGTAGAAATGGCTTGTATCGCTAAAGGAGTGCCCTATCCAAGCATATCATGGAAAATGAAG GATGAAGAGATGAAATTGCTGGATGAGAGATCAAAGCTCAGATTCCGTGCTGACAATCGCAGTCTCTCTGGTCGATACACCTGCGTCGCTGATAATGGAATTGGCGAGCCAGCGACCGCTTCCATAGACCTGCGGATACGAT ATAAACCAGAGATCGAGGCCAAGAAGAGTTGGACCCACGCGTCCCCTGGAATAAGGGCGCAGCTAGACTGCAAAGTAACCGCTTACCCTGACGCGAAAGTCGACTGGTTTATAGAAAATGACAAGGTGGTGTACTCATCAAGAATTGTCAAGTACATCAGCGGGCAGATCCACAGCCTGGTGATAAGAAACGTCAGGCCGAGTGACTACGGTTACTACATCTGTCGAGCCGCTAATGATTTAGGAATCAGTGAAACAAGTATTGAGTTGTCCGGAATAGCCAACGCGGCTATTTTTAAAGAATCCAATGTTATTGGTACGAATGCTTATAATTTCATATGGGAAGTTGACAGCTACATACCGATTATCGAGTACCAATTCTGGTTTCGCAAGTACTCG CCAGCAGATCGTGGTCGTGACTGGCACAAGCTATTCATCCCCAGTGGAAGTGATGCGATTGGTCCTCTTCATGCCAAGTCCTTTAATCTAACAGGACTAGCGCCTGAAACTCACTACGAGGCACTTGTATTGTCTAGAAATCGATATGGGTGGAGCAAGCCGTCCAAGATCCTACGGTTTGCCACTGAAGGAGTCG CTCGTAAAGATCATTACAAAGTTGAGCCAGCTTATGATGGATCACCATtag ttgTAATGAGTGATTCACCAACACCACGGTCTGAAACCCTCAACAGTGCCGCCGTTGTTACGACGAGAAATTCAACTCTAAGTATAGTCCtcgtgttatttttattatcaatatcttTGGAACAGTTGTCAAATATTATCAGTTAG